The nucleotide sequence CAGTCCGAGCCCGCGGCGGAGACCAGACACCCCGCGTCCACGGGCGGTGGGTCGTCTGGATGACCGCCACAGGCGGTCGCGATGACCAGGGGGCCCGTGGTGAGGAGAAGCCAGCTCATGCGCATGGTGGATTTCCCTGTGTGGACGTGTGTCAACTGGACTCACTGGGCGGGGGGCGAGCCCGCGAAGGCCAGGAGTCTTTCAACCCGGGTGCCCCGTGCACGCTCAGCGATGCGCTGGGCCCGCTCCGGGGCTACCGCCTGGAGCACGGCGTACAGCTCGAGCTTGTCTCCGGCCAGCGAGCGCCGCAGCTCGATGGGGAGCGCGGGCGCGAGGTTGTCGGCCAGGATGATCTGCTCCGCGAGCTCGAGCACCCGCGCCCGTTCCGGGTTCTCCTTCCAGCGAAGCGCCTGCTCCAGGTAGTCCACCTGGTACATCCTCTCGAGCTCGACCTCACTGGAGTAGGCCGTCTCGCCGGAGGACGTCAGGCGCGAGAAGGCCCGGTCGAGCCGCTCCGTCGAGGCCAGCATGGCCTGGAAGGTCTGGGTCTCCCCGGGCGTGCGGAGGATCTTCTGCTCGAAGAACTTGTAGTCCTCCAGGTCCTTGTTCTCCGCGAGCACCTTCCTGCGAACATAGTCCCGGCTGCCGATGTATTCGGGCGGTAGCGCCGCGGGCGTCCCCGGGGCGGGGGCGTCCGGCACGGGCGAGGGGCTCCCAGGCGCCTGGCCCGAGGGCAGCTGGCTGGCACTTCGCTCCCGTGCTTCCGGCGAGGGTGCCGGCGCCGAAGGCGGTGCCTCGACCGTCTGTGCATGGGTTGGCGCTGGCTGGGAATCCCGCGCGGGGTCCTGGAGCTGCACCCACGTCACGCCGCCTGCCACGCACACCACCACGGCAAGTCCCCACTTCCACCATTGACTCGAACTGGATTGAGTGTGCTCCACGATCATGCCTGCCCTTGTGACTTCGTGTTGGACTGAGTCACGGACGAGTGAATGGGGCTCATCAAACGCGCGGGGGGCCGGATTCACCATGCCCCCCGCGCCGAAGACTACGCCAGGCCTACGGGGCGAAGACAGAGTCTGGAATGTTCTGCCGCCGCAGGACCCGGTTGCTCTCGGTCACCGTCTTGTCCTGGTAGCGGCCGGAGCCATTGAGGAAGCCCTGGGCCACCACGATGTTCGTCACCGCGTCGTACGTGGAAGGCTTCAGGTTGTACGTCTTCCCGAAGTACAGCTCCTTCTCGACGGAGACGATGGGGTCGAGCGAGCCGTCCTCGCGGATGAGCTCATCGCCCTCCCGGAACTCGTCGGCCTGCTTCATCACGCCGGAGCTGTCCAGGACGGGGTGGTTGGTGGTGACGCGCAGGTGGCCGCCCAGCCGGGTGCGGATGTTGAGGATGGTCTGCTCGGCCTCCACCACGTCCGCCGTGTAGGCCACCACCCGGCCCGTCTGGAAGGACAGCCGGTCCATGGAGGCGTCCGGCGACAGGGTGACGACGTCCGTGCGCTGCGACTGCATCGCCTCCTTGATGGCCAGCTCGCCCGTGGAGAAGCGCAGCTGCTGCTCCGGCGTGTAGCAGCCGATCACGCAGTCCGTCACGACGCGGGCGCCGCCACCGTGCGGCGCGCTATACGGCACCGTGCACGCCGCATTCCGGTCGGTGGGCGCGACCCAGACCGCGGCGTTCGCCGTCGCCGAGGCCTCCCACCCGAACACCGGGTAGGTGTAGAGGCTCTTGGGCTGGATCGTGCCCGAGCTGGGATCGAAGAAGCTCCTGTAGTCAAAGGCCTGCTGCGCGGTGATCTTCCCACACCGCAGCG is from Pyxidicoccus xibeiensis and encodes:
- a CDS encoding Hint domain-containing protein gives rise to the protein MNIRHIPWGQSLLVVMLLGATGASAQVVEGRCASDQLFNNAQANERVEWALRCGKITAQQAFDYRSFFDPSSGTIQPKSLYTYPVFGWEASATANAAVWVAPTDRNAACTVPYSAPHGGGARVVTDCVIGCYTPEQQLRFSTGELAIKEAMQSQRTDVVTLSPDASMDRLSFQTGRVVAYTADVVEAEQTILNIRTRLGGHLRVTTNHPVLDSSGVMKQADEFREGDELIREDGSLDPIVSVEKELYFGKTYNLKPSTYDAVTNIVVAQGFLNGSGRYQDKTVTESNRVLRRQNIPDSVFAP